One Candidatus Paceibacterota bacterium genomic window carries:
- a CDS encoding type I restriction endonuclease subunit R: protein MPNEPTTPDTREKLASQIPAVELLMKLGFRYLPPTEALQLRGGRKSEVLLTPILREQLARMNRVRWRGREQPFSAEAVESAIATLRDLPDEGLIQTSEKVYDLLSLGKSFPQTVEGDTRSFTLRYVDWERWGENVFHVTEEFAVERTGSRETYRVDVVLFVNGIPFAVIECKPRGKKWLDQGISQHLRNQKNDGIPRLYWFAQLVLALNGESARYATARTPAEFWSAWQESVADGDVQTVLNTALPVDELVKLFWRRDGPNELHERGVTAQDRTVFGLCRPERLLELARIFVVYDGGQKKIARHQQYAAVKAALARVQEHEPDGSRRGGLVWHTQGSGKSLTMVMLAKALALSPAIRNPRLILVTDRVELDRQICDTFRYCGYEPLRARDGKELRELIEAKKAAVITTIINKFERAVKGASHLDEDENLFVLVDEGHRTNFGSFHALMRKALPHACFIGFTGTPVVQDEKRNNLRVFGDFIHTYTLDHAVRDEAVVPLLYEGRHVEQDVDQTQLDLWFERMMRGKTEQQKADFKRKFATADHLNRADKRLLMVAYDLCEHFTSTFAGTGAKGQLVAPRKDVALRYKEIIEEIGRTDPSVRVSVEVLISAPDDRDDYEECAESELPRVQAFWREMMSRFGTEERYNESLTSRFKGDGDPQVIIVVSKLLTGFDAPVNTVLYIDKKLTDHTLLQAIARVNRKNEGKDFGYIIDYYGILGDLNEALTHYEALAQFDPVDLAATLTPLADEVGKLPDTYSDLWELFRTVKNKRDDEQFAACLKDQEQRDEFYARLSRFARTFQVAMSSAGFLADTPNAKVNQYRRDLKYFLNLRSRMKQRYSEEVDYSEYEKRIQTLIDRHVGATEVTRITPLVNIFDKERFDAEVEKLEGSASRADTIASRTARTIREKWEEDPAFYERFSRILQRLIEDFRNKRISDAQYLASVTEVMQKVRDQGTSELPEALKHRPAARAFYGIIRRALAKLESMLPADAEAHSVELGLAIDEVVAEHTRIVNWTANPDVRNHMLNAAEDCLLDVARRKGFALPLSALDEIGKELLPVAEAHYHDTNRRQ, encoded by the coding sequence ATGCCCAACGAACCCACCACTCCCGACACGCGCGAGAAACTGGCGTCACAGATTCCAGCGGTGGAATTGCTGATGAAGCTGGGCTTCCGCTACCTGCCGCCAACCGAGGCGCTTCAATTGCGCGGCGGGCGCAAATCCGAGGTGCTGCTGACCCCCATCCTGCGCGAACAGCTTGCCAGGATGAACCGCGTCCGCTGGCGTGGGCGGGAGCAACCTTTTTCCGCCGAGGCGGTCGAGTCAGCCATCGCCACTTTGCGGGATCTGCCGGACGAAGGGCTGATTCAGACGAGCGAGAAGGTTTACGACCTGCTTTCCTTGGGGAAGAGCTTCCCGCAAACGGTCGAGGGTGACACGCGCAGTTTCACGCTCCGCTACGTGGATTGGGAACGCTGGGGCGAGAATGTGTTTCACGTCACCGAGGAGTTTGCGGTGGAGCGGACCGGTTCGCGCGAAACCTACCGTGTGGATGTCGTTTTGTTTGTGAACGGCATCCCGTTCGCGGTGATTGAGTGCAAGCCACGCGGAAAGAAATGGCTGGATCAAGGCATCTCCCAACATCTGCGGAATCAAAAGAACGACGGGATTCCCCGGCTCTACTGGTTCGCCCAACTTGTCCTCGCGTTGAATGGCGAGAGCGCCCGTTACGCCACCGCCCGAACGCCAGCGGAGTTCTGGTCGGCATGGCAGGAGTCCGTCGCCGACGGCGATGTTCAGACGGTGCTCAACACGGCGCTGCCCGTGGATGAATTGGTCAAGTTGTTCTGGCGGCGCGATGGCCCAAACGAGTTGCACGAGCGGGGCGTGACCGCGCAAGACCGCACGGTTTTCGGCCTGTGTCGCCCAGAGCGGCTGCTGGAGCTGGCGCGCATCTTTGTTGTTTACGACGGCGGGCAGAAGAAGATCGCGAGGCATCAACAATACGCGGCGGTGAAAGCTGCGCTGGCACGTGTGCAAGAGCACGAGCCGGACGGAAGCCGCCGCGGTGGACTGGTCTGGCACACCCAGGGTAGTGGCAAATCGCTGACGATGGTCATGCTGGCCAAGGCATTGGCGCTTTCGCCCGCCATTCGCAATCCAAGGCTGATTCTGGTCACCGACCGTGTGGAGTTGGACCGCCAGATTTGCGACACGTTCCGGTATTGCGGCTACGAACCGTTGCGCGCCCGTGATGGCAAGGAGTTGCGTGAACTTATTGAAGCGAAGAAGGCGGCCGTTATCACGACGATCATCAACAAGTTCGAACGCGCAGTGAAAGGCGCTTCTCACCTGGACGAGGACGAGAATCTGTTCGTGCTGGTGGATGAGGGACACCGGACGAACTTTGGCTCGTTTCACGCATTGATGAGGAAGGCGCTTCCACACGCGTGCTTCATTGGCTTCACGGGCACGCCCGTCGTTCAGGACGAAAAGCGGAACAACCTGCGGGTGTTTGGCGATTTCATCCACACCTACACGCTCGACCACGCTGTTCGCGACGAAGCGGTTGTGCCACTGCTCTACGAGGGGCGTCACGTCGAGCAGGACGTGGACCAGACGCAGCTTGACCTTTGGTTCGAGCGCATGATGCGAGGCAAGACGGAGCAGCAGAAAGCCGACTTCAAACGCAAGTTCGCCACGGCGGACCATCTGAACCGGGCGGACAAGCGGTTACTCATGGTCGCCTACGATCTGTGCGAGCATTTCACCAGCACCTTTGCCGGCACGGGAGCGAAAGGGCAACTTGTTGCCCCGCGCAAGGACGTGGCGCTGCGTTACAAGGAGATCATCGAGGAAATCGGACGCACCGACCCCAGCGTGCGAGTGTCGGTCGAGGTTCTGATTTCCGCGCCCGATGACCGCGACGATTACGAGGAGTGTGCCGAGAGTGAATTGCCGCGCGTGCAGGCATTCTGGCGCGAGATGATGTCGCGGTTTGGCACGGAGGAACGCTACAACGAAAGCCTCACCAGTCGTTTTAAGGGCGACGGCGATCCGCAAGTCATCATCGTGGTCAGCAAGCTCCTGACGGGCTTCGACGCTCCCGTCAATACCGTCCTCTATATAGACAAAAAGCTGACCGACCACACGCTCTTGCAGGCGATTGCCCGCGTGAATCGCAAGAACGAGGGGAAGGACTTCGGCTACATCATTGATTACTACGGCATCCTGGGTGATTTGAACGAGGCGCTGACGCACTACGAGGCCCTCGCCCAATTCGACCCCGTTGACCTTGCCGCCACATTGACCCCGTTGGCGGATGAAGTCGGCAAGCTGCCCGACACCTACTCGGATTTGTGGGAGTTGTTCCGCACCGTGAAAAACAAGCGGGATGACGAGCAGTTCGCCGCCTGCCTCAAGGATCAGGAGCAACGGGACGAGTTCTATGCCCGCTTGAGCAGGTTCGCGCGCACGTTCCAAGTTGCCATGTCGTCCGCCGGTTTTCTCGCAGACACTCCAAACGCGAAGGTGAACCAGTATCGCCGCGACCTGAAATACTTCCTCAATCTGCGGTCACGGATGAAGCAGCGTTACAGCGAGGAAGTCGATTACAGCGAATACGAGAAACGCATCCAGACCCTGATTGACCGGCATGTTGGCGCAACCGAGGTCACGAGGATTACGCCGCTGGTCAACATATTCGACAAGGAACGATTCGACGCCGAAGTGGAGAAGCTGGAAGGTTCGGCGTCGCGCGCCGACACCATCGCAAGTCGCACGGCAAGAACGATTCGTGAGAAGTGGGAGGAAGACCCTGCATTCTACGAACGTTTTTCCAGGATTCTGCAACGCCTGATCGAGGACTTTCGCAATAAGCGCATTTCGGATGCGCAATACCTGGCGAGTGTGACCGAGGTAATGCAGAAGGTTCGCGACCAAGGCACGAGCGAATTACCGGAGGCGCTAAAGCACCGGCCCGCTGCCAGAGCCTTCTACGGGATCATCCGGCGAGCCTTGGCCAAGCTGGAATCCATGCTCCCGGCCGATGCTGAAGCACATAGCGTCGAATTGGGCTTGGCCATTGACGAAGTGGTTGCGGAACACACGCGGATAGTGAACTGGACCGCCAATCCGGATGTCCGAAATCACATGCTCAATGCGGCGGAGGATTGCCTACTAGACGTGGCCCGGCGGAAGGGCTTTGCACTGCCGCTCTCGGCTCTCGATGAAATCGGCAAGGAATTGCTGCCCGTCGCAGAAGCGCATTATCACGACACGAACCGACGCCAATGA
- a CDS encoding SprT family zinc-dependent metalloprotease has translation MICEAQYGSRKIPFRLERRKVKSLTISVHPAGLVEVVAPLDADADEIRRRVGRRGRWVLKQQRDFARMLGLPEGRNHRSGESIRYLGRQYRLRIRQGEKDAVRLSRGCLEVVTSPAARTDKPTRLLAAWLAARASQKLAERFQRCAKHVESFGIKSGPFSLRRMPRRWGSCGAHGRVLLNPALVAASVDCIDYVIIHELCHLRCHHHRPEFYRLLSRILPDWKRRKAKLERTGPM, from the coding sequence ATGATTTGCGAAGCACAATACGGAAGCCGCAAGATTCCTTTCAGGCTGGAACGCCGCAAGGTCAAGAGCCTGACCATCAGCGTTCATCCGGCGGGTCTAGTGGAGGTCGTTGCGCCGCTGGATGCGGATGCGGATGAAATCCGGCGACGGGTTGGTCGCAGAGGGCGGTGGGTTCTGAAACAGCAGCGGGACTTTGCCCGAATGCTTGGATTGCCCGAAGGCCGAAACCACCGAAGCGGTGAATCCATCCGCTATCTCGGTCGCCAGTATCGCCTGCGGATTCGGCAAGGGGAGAAAGATGCCGTCCGGCTATCACGCGGCTGTTTGGAGGTCGTTACCAGCCCCGCAGCCCGCACCGACAAACCGACACGCCTGCTTGCCGCGTGGTTGGCAGCTCGGGCCAGCCAGAAGCTCGCGGAGCGATTCCAGCGATGTGCCAAACACGTTGAGAGCTTCGGAATCAAGAGTGGCCCATTCTCACTTCGTCGGATGCCGCGTCGCTGGGGAAGTTGCGGCGCGCATGGCCGAGTGTTGTTGAATCCCGCTCTCGTGGCCGCCTCGGTGGACTGCATTGATTACGTGATCATCCACGAACTGTGCCACCTTCGTTGCCATCATCACCGCCCGGAGTTTTACAGGTTGCTGTCGCGTATCCTGCCGGACTGGAAGCGCCGAAAGGCGAAGCTGGAAAGGACCGGCCCGATGTAG
- a CDS encoding DUF3375 domain-containing protein, translating to MNHAELQLSFTDSAQLRLLRADNAPLVLAVLFAAFKHEHTSTIPESRLRAILEAELEELRDASESTADKKAREYLLEWADQAHGYLRRHHPDGVDEPVFELTPEIEQVFQWLESLKPKSHVGTESKFKNLASVLEDIVVNSTRDPDVRIQRLKEEQLKLQQQVEEIERTGVVTLYNPTQVNERFATVLETARNLLGDFREVERHFRRVTEDISVQQSSAGATRGSIVGQTLDAQEQLRQSSQGQSFYAFWDFLLAPERRRQFTELVEQAYSLPTLADELKADVLLRRLQSSLRAEGNKVVASNERLIAQLRRVLDVRESAERREVGRLIQDIKSLAHQTREMPPQAEMIELDTTLALSSLMSKSPWSPPENVEFGGSLEVSDGGDYQDTLEAFLRLHPVDFDRLRQNIRDCLQTRVQITLPELLELHPPRNGILEVLAYLLIAESDGPHIVLDGFDLLDIPGEPDRRFRVPQIVFSNT from the coding sequence GTGAACCACGCCGAACTTCAACTTTCATTTACTGATTCCGCCCAACTCCGGTTGCTCCGGGCGGACAATGCGCCATTGGTTCTGGCAGTCCTCTTCGCAGCCTTCAAACACGAACATACCTCCACAATTCCCGAGAGCCGCTTGCGAGCCATTCTGGAGGCCGAACTTGAGGAACTGCGTGACGCAAGTGAATCCACAGCGGACAAGAAAGCGCGGGAGTATCTCCTTGAGTGGGCTGATCAGGCGCACGGCTATTTGCGCCGACACCACCCCGATGGCGTGGACGAACCAGTTTTTGAGCTGACCCCGGAAATTGAACAAGTGTTTCAGTGGCTCGAAAGCCTGAAACCAAAATCCCACGTCGGCACGGAATCCAAGTTCAAGAACCTGGCTTCTGTGCTGGAGGACATCGTCGTCAATTCCACGCGCGATCCAGATGTCCGTATTCAACGCCTGAAGGAGGAGCAGTTAAAGCTCCAGCAGCAAGTCGAAGAGATTGAACGCACCGGCGTTGTAACGCTTTACAATCCCACCCAAGTCAACGAGCGGTTTGCAACGGTGTTGGAGACGGCCCGCAATCTTCTGGGTGATTTCCGCGAGGTGGAGCGCCATTTTCGGCGGGTGACGGAGGACATTTCCGTCCAGCAGTCATCAGCGGGGGCGACGCGCGGAAGCATCGTCGGGCAGACTCTGGACGCGCAAGAGCAACTGCGGCAATCCAGCCAGGGACAAAGTTTCTACGCGTTTTGGGATTTTCTACTCGCGCCGGAGCGTCGCCGCCAGTTCACCGAGCTGGTCGAACAGGCGTATTCGCTTCCAACCCTAGCCGACGAACTGAAGGCCGATGTGCTGTTGCGGCGCTTACAATCGAGTCTCCGCGCCGAGGGAAACAAGGTCGTTGCGTCAAATGAGCGGCTGATCGCGCAGCTTCGGCGGGTGCTGGATGTTCGCGAATCGGCGGAGCGACGCGAGGTTGGCCGCTTGATTCAGGACATCAAATCACTCGCGCATCAGACCCGCGAGATGCCACCGCAGGCGGAGATGATCGAATTGGATACGACCCTAGCTTTGTCGTCGCTCATGTCCAAGTCTCCGTGGTCGCCGCCGGAGAACGTGGAGTTTGGCGGCAGTCTGGAAGTCAGTGACGGCGGCGACTACCAAGACACGCTTGAGGCATTCCTGCGCTTGCACCCGGTGGACTTCGACCGCTTGCGCCAGAACATCAGGGACTGTCTGCAAACGCGTGTCCAGATCACGCTGCCCGAACTGCTGGAACTCCATCCGCCACGCAACGGCATCCTGGAAGTGCTCGCCTATTTGCTCATCGCTGAATCGGACGGTCCGCACATCGTGCTGGATGGGTTTGACCTGCTTGATATTCCCGGTGAACCCGATCGTCGCTTCAGAGTGCCGCAAATCGTCTTTTCTAACACATGA
- a CDS encoding DUF4194 domain-containing protein: MNPNPTKPFPSAAVKVRLLQDAIYSDDMELWAVLSRYRQHIENYFQEIGLQLVVHEEDGFAYLKQSEQEDGAMIPRLFRRDKLARGVAVVGVVLRERLLQFDEKVHDESRLVVTKEEILQMVAVYFPETNDEIRADKRIEAAINRAEELGLLRKLPGVNGDERYEVRRIIKARFPVETLKALHEQLKAHAITRDIQ; this comes from the coding sequence ATGAATCCGAACCCAACCAAACCGTTTCCGTCTGCGGCAGTGAAAGTCCGGTTGTTGCAGGATGCGATCTATTCCGACGACATGGAACTTTGGGCGGTGCTGTCGCGCTACCGCCAGCACATCGAGAATTATTTCCAGGAAATCGGACTCCAGCTTGTTGTTCACGAGGAAGACGGGTTCGCCTACCTCAAACAATCCGAGCAGGAAGACGGCGCGATGATTCCCCGCCTGTTCCGGCGCGACAAGCTGGCCAGAGGAGTGGCTGTCGTCGGGGTGGTTTTGCGTGAACGCCTGCTTCAGTTCGATGAGAAGGTTCACGACGAGAGCCGCCTCGTCGTAACCAAGGAAGAAATCCTTCAGATGGTCGCGGTCTATTTTCCGGAAACGAACGATGAAATCCGCGCAGACAAACGCATCGAGGCAGCCATCAACCGGGCCGAGGAATTGGGCCTGCTCCGCAAACTGCCGGGCGTGAACGGCGACGAACGCTATGAAGTGCGGCGCATCATCAAGGCGCGTTTTCCTGTCGAGACGCTCAAGGCGCTTCACGAACAACTAAAAGCTCATGCAATCACACGAGACATCCAGTAA